A single Proteiniborus sp. DW1 DNA region contains:
- a CDS encoding VWA domain-containing protein, translating into MAINFSTPLALLLLPLMLVLFFYFRNALKSMNRERARTILIVRSIIAILLILALAGMNIRTFVDTTATIFAVDLSDSTRNSQGHFKEFIEEALKNTTKKDKVGIITFGQNGEVELPLRDDIKTIEFQTRPGAGLSNIEKGLKIAQTLLPSDSMKRIVLLTDGEENIGDSSKEASLINQKDIDLKIYSIEKNVGEDVQLNGIDIPSRLYENQEFDIVIDIYSNVKTKGKLTLYSDDVLSGEKEINIEKGNNKFVFSDVAQGSGFKTYKAVISSKDDTVIHNNEYSTYTDIKGIPRVLLIDGESQQGRELNKILTASGIDVRYIKDREAPRTLSELASHSSIIMSDVSLENVEIEFLNSLKSYVRDFGGGLVVAGGENSFALGGYYKTPLEEILPVDMEMKVKGEVPSLGLMLVIDKSGSMDSGQYGINKMEIAKEAAIKAVNSLKPKDKIGVIAFDGAVQWVVKLSPTDDEEKIKSAIGTIRAGGGTSILPALDEAYKALKDADTKLKHIILLTDGQAEATGYESVMEGIKEAGITVSTVAVGADSDTSLLEWIANSGKGRYYFADEFSSIPQIFTKETFLASKSYINNETFTPTITYLHDIISPFAEGIPSLDGYIGASSKDRATTILTSDKGDPILVEWQYGLGRSVAWTSDLNGGWSSKYLNTEVGVDFIKNMIEWTFPRASSKNIAFESINNGDEEEIIVTNIDGFEEGLSTKATIIKPNLESYDIELSPSRPGEFRGVFPVTDKGVYIVKINQYKDGEVVNTSNYAVTSNYSKEYDITATNNRLELVKNKSAGKFITKPDEVFTDDLNRVFGIRELYPILLSIALLLFIFDIAIRRLSLVSFAFRHKKISVLDTTNKKPSGDKVNQIKEKNRGQMNRSSTESHLGNINEEVNEEKQNPIAGKETGETKEKPTDNSTNQGLDMSRLLKAKDKKRR; encoded by the coding sequence GTGGCAATTAATTTCAGCACTCCATTAGCTTTATTATTGCTACCACTAATGCTGGTTTTATTTTTCTATTTTAGAAATGCATTAAAATCAATGAATCGAGAAAGAGCTAGGACAATATTGATAGTGCGAAGCATTATAGCGATTTTGCTTATTTTAGCTTTAGCTGGTATGAATATTAGGACTTTTGTGGATACTACTGCCACTATATTTGCAGTAGACTTATCTGATAGCACTAGAAATTCACAAGGACATTTTAAAGAATTCATTGAAGAAGCCTTGAAGAATACAACAAAAAAAGACAAAGTAGGAATTATTACCTTTGGACAAAATGGGGAGGTAGAACTGCCTCTTAGAGATGATATTAAAACTATAGAGTTTCAGACTAGACCAGGAGCAGGGCTTTCTAATATAGAAAAGGGGCTAAAGATAGCCCAGACACTCTTACCATCAGATAGTATGAAGAGAATAGTCTTGCTTACTGATGGAGAGGAGAATATAGGAGACAGCTCAAAAGAAGCGTCTTTGATTAATCAGAAGGATATTGATTTAAAAATATATAGTATTGAGAAAAATGTAGGTGAAGATGTTCAGCTAAATGGAATAGATATCCCTAGCAGACTATATGAAAATCAAGAGTTTGACATAGTCATAGACATTTATAGTAATGTAAAGACTAAAGGAAAGCTTACACTTTATTCAGATGATGTATTATCAGGTGAAAAAGAAATAAACATTGAAAAAGGAAACAATAAGTTTGTATTTTCAGATGTAGCACAAGGCTCTGGATTCAAGACATATAAGGCTGTCATATCATCTAAAGATGATACTGTCATTCATAACAATGAGTACTCTACCTATACTGATATAAAGGGGATACCAAGAGTATTATTAATTGATGGAGAAAGTCAGCAAGGAAGAGAGCTTAACAAAATTCTTACTGCTTCAGGCATAGATGTAAGATATATAAAAGATAGAGAAGCCCCTAGAACCTTGTCTGAACTTGCTTCACATAGCTCTATAATCATGAGTGATGTGTCTCTTGAAAATGTAGAAATAGAATTTTTAAACTCACTAAAAAGCTATGTAAGAGATTTTGGTGGAGGGTTAGTAGTAGCAGGAGGAGAAAATAGCTTTGCTTTAGGAGGATACTACAAGACCCCCTTAGAAGAAATACTTCCTGTAGATATGGAAATGAAGGTAAAAGGGGAAGTACCTAGTTTGGGTCTTATGCTAGTAATAGATAAGTCTGGAAGTATGGATAGTGGACAATATGGCATAAACAAAATGGAAATAGCAAAGGAAGCAGCTATAAAGGCAGTAAATTCACTTAAACCAAAGGATAAGATTGGGGTTATTGCTTTTGATGGAGCTGTTCAATGGGTAGTTAAATTATCGCCAACTGATGACGAAGAAAAGATAAAATCAGCCATAGGAACTATTAGGGCAGGGGGAGGAACTAGTATACTTCCTGCACTAGATGAAGCATATAAGGCATTAAAGGATGCAGACACTAAACTAAAGCATATCATCCTACTTACTGATGGTCAGGCGGAGGCAACAGGATACGAAAGCGTCATGGAAGGTATTAAAGAAGCAGGAATTACAGTATCAACAGTTGCAGTTGGAGCAGATTCAGATACTAGTCTACTTGAGTGGATTGCTAACAGTGGTAAGGGTAGGTATTATTTTGCAGATGAGTTTTCATCAATACCTCAGATATTTACTAAAGAGACGTTCCTAGCTTCAAAGTCCTATATTAATAATGAAACATTTACTCCGACTATTACTTACTTACATGATATTATTAGTCCTTTTGCTGAAGGAATACCAAGTCTTGATGGATATATTGGAGCATCTAGCAAAGACAGAGCTACTACAATTCTTACCAGTGACAAAGGAGATCCTATACTTGTAGAATGGCAATATGGTCTAGGAAGAAGTGTGGCTTGGACTTCAGATTTAAATGGAGGTTGGAGCTCAAAGTATCTAAATACTGAGGTAGGAGTCGATTTTATAAAGAACATGATAGAATGGACTTTTCCTAGGGCATCTAGTAAGAACATTGCCTTTGAGTCTATTAACAATGGTGACGAAGAAGAGATTATAGTAACTAATATTGATGGCTTTGAAGAAGGATTATCGACAAAGGCAACAATAATAAAACCAAATCTAGAAAGCTATGATATAGAATTGTCTCCTTCTAGACCAGGAGAGTTTAGAGGAGTTTTTCCAGTGACTGACAAGGGAGTGTATATAGTTAAGATTAATCAATATAAGGATGGAGAAGTAGTCAATACATCTAATTATGCGGTTACCTCAAACTATTCAAAGGAGTATGACATAACTGCTACCAATAATAGGTTAGAGTTAGTAAAAAATAAATCAGCTGGTAAATTCATTACAAAACCAGATGAAGTATTTACAGATGATTTAAATCGAGTATTCGGTATTAGGGAGTTGTACCCTATACTTCTTTCAATAGCATTACTACTATTTATTTTTGATATTGCTATAAGAAGATTGAGTCTAGTAAGTTTTGCTTTTAGACATAAAAAGATTAGTGTCCTAGATACTACTAATAAAAAGCCTAGTGGCGATAAAGTTAATCAAATAAAAGAAAAGAATAGAGGCCAAATGAATAGGTCATCTACAGAATCCCACTTAGGTAATATTAATGAAGAAGTTAATGAAGAGAAGCAAAACCCTATTGCAGGCAAAGAAACAGGAGAAACTAAGGAAAAGCCAACTGATAATTCAACAAATCAAGGTCTTGATATGTCAAGATTACTTAAAGCTAAGGATAAGAAAAGGAGATAA